From the Hymenobacter yonginensis genome, one window contains:
- a CDS encoding PIG-L deacetylase family protein: protein MSDAMALDFRALPLRSASYAASLGSTAVIAPHPDDESLGCGGLLALLARAGLPVWCVLVSDGTMSHPNSRKFPAPQRQAIREQELRAALAELGVGPQMLLPLGLPDGAVPTPDTPAGAAAVQRLTAFFRRTRPATVLVPWRRDPHPDHRATSLLVRASLAELTQPPRLIEYLVWAWERATPADLPQSGEATGWRLAIEPVLAQKTRAIAAHRSQLAPGVFDDDPTGFLLAESMLAHFRQPYEAYVEVTH, encoded by the coding sequence ATGTCTGACGCCATGGCCCTCGATTTCCGCGCCCTGCCGCTGCGGTCTGCCTCCTACGCGGCTTCCCTGGGGTCTACGGCCGTCATAGCCCCGCACCCCGACGACGAAAGCCTGGGCTGCGGCGGGCTGCTGGCGCTGCTGGCCCGCGCCGGGCTGCCGGTGTGGTGCGTCCTCGTGAGCGACGGCACCATGTCGCACCCAAACTCCCGGAAATTTCCGGCGCCGCAGCGACAGGCAATTCGGGAGCAGGAGCTGCGGGCTGCCCTGGCCGAGTTGGGCGTGGGCCCGCAGATGCTGCTGCCGCTGGGGTTGCCCGATGGGGCCGTACCCACCCCCGACACGCCAGCCGGCGCGGCCGCCGTGCAGCGGCTGACCGCCTTTTTCCGGCGCACCCGGCCGGCCACGGTGCTGGTGCCCTGGCGCCGCGACCCGCACCCCGACCACCGCGCCACCAGCTTGCTGGTGCGGGCCTCGCTGGCCGAGCTCACGCAGCCGCCCCGGCTGATCGAGTACCTGGTCTGGGCCTGGGAACGGGCCACGCCGGCCGATCTGCCGCAATCCGGCGAAGCCACCGGCTGGCGCCTAGCCATTGAGCCGGTGCTGGCGCAGAAAACCCGGGCCATTGCCGCGCACCGCTCCCAGCTGGCACCAGGCGTGTTTGACGACGACCCCACGGGCTTTCTGCTGGCCGAAAGCATGCTCGCGCATTTTCGGCAGCCGTATGAAGCCTATGTGGAAGTAACTCACTAG
- a CDS encoding acyl-CoA dehydrogenase family protein, producing the protein MFSDSFTSPPQPAPTAPAPEVAAALAPRLLAQAPASDQVGGFPVQEFGWLREAGLLHAPLPASLGGTGLGEPGQTLPLLRVLRHIGRGNLAVGRVYEGHVNALQLLQRFGRPGQVAAWAADAAAGHLFGVWNTEAHDGVKLEPLPDGRYRLLGSKTFASGAGHVTRPLLTAALPDGGWQMLILPADTQQPTLDASFWRPLGMRASASFRVDFTGLEIGPEDLLGEPGSYYQQPTFSGGAIRFAAVQLGGAEGVFDETRRFLQQLGRTDDPYQRQRLGEMGVLIESGNLWLRGAADHATRPTAETDPEATVAYANMMRTAVEEICLRVLQLAERCVGARGLLQPEPFERLHRDLTHYLRQPAPDAAQADVGRFVLSRPEPTYQLWNV; encoded by the coding sequence ATGTTTTCTGATTCCTTCACCAGCCCGCCGCAACCGGCGCCCACGGCACCGGCCCCCGAAGTTGCCGCCGCCCTGGCGCCCCGCCTGCTGGCCCAGGCCCCAGCCTCCGACCAGGTGGGCGGCTTTCCCGTGCAGGAGTTCGGGTGGCTGCGCGAAGCCGGCCTGCTGCACGCGCCGCTGCCGGCCAGCCTGGGTGGTACCGGCCTCGGCGAGCCTGGCCAGACGCTGCCGCTGCTGCGGGTACTGCGCCACATCGGGCGGGGCAACCTGGCCGTGGGGCGCGTGTACGAAGGCCACGTGAATGCCCTGCAGCTGCTGCAGCGTTTCGGCCGGCCCGGGCAGGTAGCCGCCTGGGCCGCCGACGCCGCGGCCGGCCACCTGTTTGGCGTCTGGAATACGGAGGCGCACGATGGCGTGAAGCTGGAGCCTTTGCCTGACGGCCGCTACCGCCTGCTGGGCAGCAAAACCTTTGCCTCAGGCGCAGGCCACGTTACGCGGCCTTTGCTGACGGCGGCGCTGCCCGATGGCGGCTGGCAGATGCTGATCTTGCCGGCTGACACGCAGCAGCCGACCCTGGACGCCAGCTTCTGGCGCCCGTTGGGTATGCGCGCCTCGGCCAGCTTCCGCGTCGACTTCACCGGGCTGGAAATCGGGCCGGAAGACTTGCTGGGCGAGCCCGGCTCCTACTATCAGCAGCCGACGTTCAGCGGCGGCGCTATCCGGTTTGCGGCGGTGCAGTTGGGTGGAGCGGAGGGCGTGTTCGATGAAACCCGGCGCTTTCTGCAGCAGCTGGGCCGCACCGACGACCCGTATCAGCGCCAGCGCCTCGGCGAGATGGGCGTGCTGATCGAGTCGGGCAACCTGTGGCTGCGTGGCGCCGCCGACCACGCCACGCGCCCCACCGCCGAAACCGACCCCGAGGCGACGGTAGCGTATGCCAACATGATGCGGACGGCCGTGGAAGAAATCTGCCTGCGGGTGCTGCAGCTGGCCGAGCGCTGCGTGGGGGCCCGCGGCCTGCTGCAGCCCGAGCCCTTCGAACGCCTGCACCGCGACCTGACCCACTACCTGCGCCAGCCCGCCCCCGACGCGGCCCAGGCCGATGTCGGCCGCTTCGTACTGAGCCGGCCCGAACCCACTTACCAGCTGTGGAATGTCTGA
- a CDS encoding Rossmann-like and DUF2520 domain-containing protein — translation MTSDPALSLRIMLLGAGRVASQLAPALRHAGHQLAGIWSRTPATAAALAATVPGTPALLTPDFTALPPADLYLLAVPDAAIPAVLAQARFPAGALVAHTSGTVPLSVFEALPHVVGGVFYPLQTFSAGRILDWRAVPLCIEGATPAAQDLLLALGHTLSGSVQVVGTPQRQAIHIAAVFACNFTNHLLGISHALLAEQQLPLALLAPLLHETVEKALANPPFTVQTGPAARHDAPTLARHQAALTDYPAWLAVYNALTSSIQKQLEAPAANNQGGIEL, via the coding sequence ATGACTTCCGATCCGGCTCTATCTCTGCGTATTATGCTGCTGGGCGCGGGCCGGGTAGCCAGCCAGCTGGCACCCGCGCTGCGCCACGCCGGCCACCAGCTGGCCGGCATCTGGAGCCGTACGCCCGCTACCGCCGCCGCGCTGGCCGCCACCGTGCCCGGCACGCCCGCGCTGCTCACCCCCGATTTCACCGCCCTGCCCCCCGCCGACCTCTACCTGCTGGCCGTGCCCGATGCTGCCATTCCGGCGGTGCTGGCGCAGGCCCGCTTCCCGGCCGGGGCGCTGGTGGCCCATACTTCCGGTACCGTGCCGCTGAGTGTGTTCGAGGCGCTGCCGCACGTGGTGGGCGGCGTGTTCTACCCGCTCCAGACCTTCAGCGCCGGGCGCATCCTCGACTGGCGCGCCGTGCCGCTGTGCATAGAAGGGGCCACCCCCGCCGCGCAGGACTTGCTGCTGGCGTTGGGCCACACCCTGAGCGGCAGCGTGCAGGTGGTGGGCACGCCGCAGCGGCAGGCCATTCATATAGCGGCAGTGTTTGCCTGCAACTTCACCAACCACCTGCTGGGCATCAGCCACGCGCTGCTGGCGGAGCAGCAGCTGCCGCTGGCGCTGCTGGCCCCGCTGCTCCACGAAACCGTGGAAAAGGCCCTGGCCAACCCGCCCTTCACGGTGCAAACCGGCCCGGCTGCCCGGCACGATGCCCCCACGCTGGCCCGGCACCAGGCCGCCCTGACGGACTATCCGGCGTGGCTGGCGGTGTATAACGCCCTGACCAGCAGTATTCAAAAGCAGTTGGAGGCTCCGGCCGCAAACAACCAAGGGGGGATAGAGCTTTGA
- a CDS encoding BamA/TamA family outer membrane protein, which translates to MRFLYMPLALCLLARLGNAQVATDSVSAPAPGLSRTTAEKPKKSLFAPSDKPSFIPVPIAFYQQETGFAAGAAILPVWRFGTDTTVRKSNARLIAWYSQEKQSTIQLTHTIFTPGEKFFFTGELSRYDQKLFYYGVGNDNSKDNESDLAYTLIIFDQKAMKRVAPNLFAGVRYRFTNTTDIEPQGNADNGGTNYFTRDPRISARERQDTRISGVGPAVLFDGRDNVLATYRGSFVDAHMLFNGDGIGSDYKFTRYQVDARHFRPLFGSNNTILALNYLGSFHSGTVPFRELGGLGANLGGALYNNAGLMRGLYETRFRDRQMMTFQAEIRQKLFWRIDGAVFAGAGQVGYKLSDYAFDQTRYAGGAGLRFRFNRRDRLNIRLDYAGGTDTAPSIYFAVGEAF; encoded by the coding sequence ATGCGCTTTCTCTACATGCCGCTGGCACTGTGTCTGCTGGCCCGGCTTGGTAATGCCCAGGTAGCAACCGACAGCGTTTCGGCGCCTGCGCCCGGCCTCAGCCGCACCACTGCCGAAAAACCCAAGAAGTCGTTGTTCGCGCCCAGCGACAAGCCCAGCTTTATCCCAGTTCCCATTGCTTTCTATCAGCAGGAAACCGGTTTCGCGGCCGGCGCGGCCATTCTGCCGGTGTGGCGCTTCGGCACCGATACCACGGTGCGCAAGTCCAATGCCCGTCTGATTGCCTGGTATTCGCAGGAAAAGCAGAGCACCATCCAGCTGACGCACACCATCTTCACGCCCGGGGAGAAGTTCTTCTTCACCGGCGAGCTGAGCCGCTACGACCAGAAGCTGTTCTACTACGGCGTCGGCAACGATAACTCCAAGGATAACGAGTCGGACTTGGCCTACACGCTCATCATCTTCGATCAGAAGGCCATGAAGCGGGTGGCGCCCAACCTGTTTGCCGGTGTGCGCTACCGTTTCACCAACACCACCGACATCGAGCCCCAGGGCAACGCCGACAACGGCGGCACCAACTACTTCACCCGCGACCCGCGCATTTCGGCCCGCGAGCGACAGGACACCCGGATTTCAGGCGTAGGCCCGGCCGTATTGTTTGACGGCCGCGACAACGTGCTGGCAACCTACCGTGGCTCGTTCGTGGACGCGCACATGCTCTTCAACGGCGACGGTATCGGCTCCGACTACAAGTTCACGCGCTACCAGGTTGACGCCCGCCACTTCCGGCCGCTGTTTGGCTCCAACAACACCATTCTGGCCCTCAACTACCTCGGTTCGTTCCACTCCGGCACTGTGCCGTTCCGCGAGCTGGGCGGCCTGGGTGCCAACCTCGGCGGTGCCCTCTACAACAACGCCGGCCTGATGCGCGGCCTCTACGAAACCCGTTTCCGCGACCGGCAGATGATGACCTTCCAGGCTGAAATTCGGCAGAAACTGTTCTGGCGTATTGATGGGGCCGTATTCGCCGGGGCCGGCCAAGTGGGCTACAAGCTCTCCGACTACGCTTTCGACCAGACCCGCTACGCCGGGGGCGCCGGCCTGCGCTTCCGCTTCAACCGCCGCGACCGGCTCAACATCCGCCTGGACTATGCCGGCGGCACCGACACGGCTCCGAGCATCTACTTTGCCGTGGGTGAAGCTTTCTAG
- a CDS encoding SAM-dependent methyltransferase — protein MNPNQPTTLPPDYFDAVYHANADPWNFEASAYEHAKYADTLAALPAERLYESGFEVGCSLGVLTEMLAPRCRHLLSIDVAEAPLQQARQRCAYLPQVEFQRMALPAGFPSDRQFDLVVLSEVGYYWALPDLERVATALLAALQPGGHLLLVHWTPPVHDYPLTGDEVHNFFLAQTGPNAPLMHVHGHRAEQYRLDLLSRN, from the coding sequence ATGAATCCCAACCAGCCCACCACGCTGCCGCCCGACTACTTCGACGCGGTGTACCACGCTAATGCTGACCCGTGGAACTTCGAGGCCAGCGCCTACGAGCATGCCAAGTACGCCGACACCTTGGCGGCATTGCCTGCGGAACGGCTCTATGAAAGCGGCTTTGAGGTTGGCTGCTCGTTGGGAGTTCTCACCGAAATGCTGGCGCCCCGCTGCCGGCATCTGCTCTCTATTGATGTAGCGGAAGCGCCTTTGCAGCAGGCACGGCAGCGGTGCGCGTATCTGCCGCAGGTGGAATTTCAGCGAATGGCCCTGCCTGCCGGCTTTCCATCGGACCGTCAGTTTGACTTGGTAGTGCTTTCGGAAGTCGGGTATTATTGGGCCTTGCCCGATCTGGAGCGAGTAGCCACGGCGCTGCTGGCGGCGCTGCAGCCGGGCGGGCACCTGCTGCTGGTGCACTGGACGCCCCCCGTGCACGACTACCCCCTCACCGGTGATGAGGTGCACAACTTCTTCCTGGCCCAAACCGGCCCGAATGCCCCCCTGATGCACGTTCACGGGCACCGGGCCGAACAGTACCGCCTCGACCTGCTAAGCCGCAACTAG
- a CDS encoding cold-shock protein: MKTGTVKFFNEAKGYGFITDDVTKEDFFVHITGLNGGQVQQNDRVEFETQEGRKGVNAVNVKRV; the protein is encoded by the coding sequence ATGAAAACAGGAACCGTAAAATTCTTTAATGAGGCAAAGGGCTACGGCTTCATTACGGATGATGTAACGAAGGAAGATTTCTTCGTGCATATTACCGGCCTGAACGGCGGCCAGGTACAGCAAAACGACCGGGTGGAATTTGAGACGCAGGAAGGCCGCAAAGGCGTGAATGCCGTGAATGTGAAGAGAGTGTAG
- a CDS encoding UbiA family prenyltransferase, producing the protein MTVVVPFSSAEAAPEPVEPHGGTGLRPVAQLIRLPNLLMMLLCLALVRAGLLQPAQPLRTLLDWRFGVLAVAALCVAAAGYIINDYYDVKIDAINRPGRLVVGRVVNRRRAMLAHMLLSGVGVGLSGLLSPLLGLVNLGSALLLWGYSVRFKRVALVGNVSIATLTGALVLLPELQLRTGVASVWQYALAAFLLTVVREIVKDVEDMRGDAQHDCHTLPIVWGVARTKWVAGLFLAALVALVAGACGHALTHSRLVLGGWLLLAVLGPLLWLGRLLLRADRRRHFAQLSCWCKGIMLAGVLSMLLVEVLR; encoded by the coding sequence ATGACTGTAGTTGTTCCTTTTTCGTCTGCTGAGGCGGCGCCCGAGCCTGTAGAGCCGCACGGCGGAACGGGGCTGCGGCCGGTGGCGCAGCTGATCCGGCTGCCCAATCTGCTGATGATGCTGCTGTGCCTGGCGCTGGTGCGGGCCGGACTGCTGCAACCCGCGCAGCCGCTCCGCACCCTGCTCGACTGGCGCTTTGGGGTGCTGGCCGTGGCGGCGCTCTGCGTGGCCGCCGCCGGCTACATCATCAACGACTACTACGACGTGAAGATTGACGCCATCAACCGCCCCGGCCGGCTGGTGGTGGGGCGCGTGGTGAACCGCCGCCGCGCCATGCTGGCCCACATGCTGCTGTCGGGAGTGGGAGTGGGGCTGAGCGGGCTGCTCTCGCCGCTGCTGGGCCTCGTGAACCTGGGCTCGGCGCTGCTGCTATGGGGCTACTCGGTGCGGTTTAAGCGGGTGGCGCTGGTGGGCAACGTCAGCATTGCCACGCTCACCGGGGCGCTGGTGCTGCTGCCGGAGCTGCAACTGCGTACCGGCGTGGCGAGCGTGTGGCAATATGCGCTGGCGGCGTTTCTGCTGACGGTGGTGCGTGAAATCGTGAAAGACGTGGAAGACATGCGCGGCGACGCTCAGCACGACTGCCACACGCTGCCCATCGTGTGGGGCGTGGCCCGCACCAAGTGGGTGGCCGGCCTGTTTCTGGCGGCGCTGGTGGCCCTTGTGGCCGGTGCCTGCGGCCACGCCCTTACGCATAGCCGTTTGGTGCTGGGCGGGTGGCTGCTGCTGGCGGTGCTGGGGCCGCTGCTGTGGCTGGGCCGCCTGCTGCTGCGCGCCGACCGGCGGCGGCATTTCGCGCAGCTCAGCTGTTGGTGCAAGGGCATTATGCTGGCCGGCGTGCTCTCGATGCTGCTGGTGGAGGTGCTGCGGTAA
- a CDS encoding KdsC family phosphatase: MSPDLSVIKAFILDVDGVLTDGTLLAFNSGEQARAFHIRDGYAIRHALRQGYRIAVISGREEEGVRKRLESLDVRDMYLGVDDKMKIFNNYINTYRLDPAHIAYMGDDMPDLEVMRRCALAACPADAAADVRAISSYVSALPGGHGAVRELIEAVMKEQKTW; encoded by the coding sequence ATGTCGCCAGACTTATCTGTTATTAAGGCGTTTATTCTTGATGTCGACGGTGTGCTGACGGATGGCACGCTGCTGGCCTTCAACTCCGGTGAGCAGGCCCGCGCCTTCCACATCCGCGACGGCTACGCCATCCGGCACGCGCTGCGGCAGGGCTACCGTATTGCCGTCATCTCGGGCCGCGAGGAAGAAGGTGTGCGCAAGCGCCTGGAGTCGCTGGACGTGCGCGACATGTACCTGGGTGTTGACGATAAGATGAAGATCTTCAACAACTACATCAACACCTACCGCCTCGATCCGGCGCACATCGCCTACATGGGCGACGACATGCCCGATCTGGAGGTGATGCGCCGCTGCGCCCTGGCCGCCTGCCCCGCCGATGCCGCCGCCGATGTGCGCGCCATCAGCTCGTATGTGTCGGCGCTGCCCGGCGGGCACGGGGCCGTACGGGAGCTGATTGAAGCCGTAATGAAAGAGCAAAAGACTTGGTAG
- a CDS encoding 2Fe-2S iron-sulfur cluster-binding protein — MKAVNITFQFQDGQPEQTHVAAEGESVLDVALNNGIQLQHNCGGVCGCSTCHVYVQRGEADLPEISDKEEDFIDRAVNPRINSRLGCQCVVQASSQDLVILIPAQEFLGH, encoded by the coding sequence GTGAAAGCTGTCAACATCACCTTCCAATTTCAAGACGGCCAGCCCGAGCAGACCCACGTGGCCGCCGAAGGCGAGTCGGTGCTGGACGTGGCCCTCAACAACGGCATCCAGCTTCAGCACAACTGCGGCGGTGTCTGCGGCTGCAGCACCTGCCACGTCTATGTGCAGCGCGGCGAAGCCGACCTGCCCGAAATCAGCGACAAGGAGGAAGACTTCATCGACCGCGCCGTGAACCCACGCATCAACTCGCGCCTGGGCTGCCAGTGCGTGGTGCAGGCCAGCAGCCAGGATCTGGTGATCCTCATTCCGGCGCAAGAGTTCCTCGGACACTAA
- a CDS encoding T9SS type A sorting domain-containing protein — protein MTHSYTAPWRKLALAAMLGLAGTTAAQAQALNYNLFGTSNSAGTYTDLGTSGTVITTPNNDDANSASTPIGFTFNFNGTAFTDFVLNTNGFLKLGTTAPAAPFFYTDPQAAAGGPLNTATETNLLLPLNLDLEGTATTEYRVATTGAAGSRVTTIQWKNVSDKLPAGKQFANISFQVKLYETSNRVEFVYGTATAGPGPDGFKAAAVGIKGSDNTATTSVLVTKGSVQAWGLASFVAGNYTGNAHNVRSSVLPDAGRTYTFNQAAANDAAVLSIYALGKTPSIAQTVQAVVRNTGASALTNVPVTLSVTGANTFTDAKIIPTLAVGASTVVTFTAFTPTTVGNNTLAVSVPADGSNNNNTQTYTQVVTAGTFSYANNTPFDPNLSVGFTATTTGAFVARFTTPTARTITAVAAGIADPNTVGRTVYSVVVDANGAVLGRSADYVVQTADINTLKTLPLQTAVATQAGGFYVGLVQTAAPAGGARYFPMATLPENPTRLATFFTIAPFAANGGTLVDAAPSNLGAFVLDAQTSIVQGTSEALNRAISMYPNPSTGLVKLDVRGANAKGNLQVSVVNMLGQTVHTAALKDNFTNEVNLSGLANGMYLLKVQTGADYTVRQLTITK, from the coding sequence ATGACACATTCGTACACTGCGCCCTGGCGCAAGCTGGCTCTGGCTGCTATGCTGGGCCTAGCCGGCACCACGGCGGCGCAGGCACAAGCCCTGAATTACAACCTGTTCGGCACCAGCAACTCGGCTGGCACCTATACCGACCTGGGCACGAGCGGCACCGTTATTACTACGCCAAACAACGACGACGCTAACTCGGCTTCCACGCCTATTGGCTTCACGTTCAACTTCAACGGCACGGCGTTTACCGATTTCGTACTCAACACCAACGGTTTTCTGAAGCTGGGTACCACTGCTCCGGCAGCCCCGTTCTTCTACACCGATCCGCAGGCTGCCGCCGGTGGTCCGCTGAACACGGCAACCGAAACCAACCTGCTCCTGCCACTGAACTTGGACCTGGAAGGCACCGCCACCACCGAATACCGCGTAGCCACGACGGGAGCGGCCGGTTCGCGTGTAACTACCATCCAGTGGAAAAATGTGAGCGACAAATTGCCCGCAGGCAAGCAGTTCGCCAATATTTCCTTCCAGGTGAAGCTGTACGAAACGTCTAACCGCGTGGAGTTTGTGTACGGCACTGCCACCGCCGGCCCGGGCCCCGATGGGTTCAAAGCGGCGGCCGTAGGCATCAAGGGTTCCGACAACACCGCCACTACGTCGGTGCTAGTTACCAAAGGTTCGGTGCAGGCCTGGGGGCTGGCCTCTTTTGTGGCCGGCAACTACACCGGCAACGCCCACAACGTGCGTAGCTCCGTATTGCCGGACGCAGGGCGTACGTATACGTTCAACCAGGCTGCCGCCAACGACGCGGCCGTTCTGAGCATCTACGCCCTGGGCAAGACGCCGAGCATCGCGCAGACTGTGCAGGCCGTGGTGCGCAACACCGGTGCCTCGGCGCTTACCAATGTTCCGGTAACGCTCAGCGTGACGGGAGCCAATACGTTCACCGACGCGAAGATTATTCCAACGCTGGCCGTCGGCGCCTCAACCGTTGTCACCTTTACCGCCTTCACCCCGACGACCGTCGGCAACAACACGCTGGCTGTATCGGTGCCAGCTGATGGCAGCAATAACAACAACACGCAGACGTACACACAGGTTGTGACGGCTGGCACCTTCAGCTACGCCAACAACACGCCGTTCGACCCCAATCTGAGCGTAGGCTTCACGGCCACCACCACTGGCGCTTTCGTAGCCAGATTCACCACGCCTACAGCCCGCACCATCACGGCGGTAGCCGCCGGCATTGCCGACCCGAACACGGTGGGCCGCACCGTGTACAGCGTAGTGGTGGATGCCAACGGCGCCGTTCTGGGCCGCTCGGCTGACTACGTAGTGCAGACTGCCGATATCAATACGCTGAAGACGCTACCCCTGCAAACGGCAGTGGCCACTCAGGCCGGTGGCTTCTATGTGGGCCTCGTGCAGACGGCGGCTCCGGCAGGTGGCGCGCGCTACTTTCCTATGGCTACGCTGCCCGAAAACCCGACCCGCTTAGCCACCTTCTTCACTATTGCGCCTTTCGCAGCCAATGGAGGGACCTTGGTAGATGCCGCCCCCAGTAACCTCGGTGCTTTCGTGCTGGATGCCCAGACTTCCATCGTACAGGGCACCTCGGAAGCCCTGAACCGCGCCATTTCCATGTATCCTAACCCATCTACGGGTCTGGTGAAACTGGACGTGCGCGGCGCCAACGCCAAAGGCAACCTGCAGGTGAGCGTGGTGAACATGCTGGGCCAGACGGTGCACACGGCTGCGCTGAAGGACAACTTCACCAACGAAGTGAACCTCTCAGGCCTCGCCAACGGCATGTACCTGCTGAAGGTGCAGACCGGCGCCGACTACACCGTACGCCAGCTGACCATCACCAAGTAG
- the iscX gene encoding Fe-S cluster assembly protein IscX translates to MAHFEPPIHWNDHEDVAIALYEKFGDDFSEAKIYRIRFTELLDWVLELPNFEGTREQANEGHLEQIQAKWVYEWRDNQK, encoded by the coding sequence ATGGCCCATTTCGAGCCCCCCATTCATTGGAACGACCACGAAGATGTGGCCATTGCCTTGTACGAAAAGTTCGGCGATGACTTCTCCGAAGCCAAAATCTACCGCATCCGCTTCACGGAACTGCTGGACTGGGTGCTGGAGCTGCCTAACTTCGAAGGTACCCGCGAGCAGGCCAACGAAGGCCACTTGGAGCAAATCCAGGCCAAGTGGGTGTACGAGTGGCGCGACAACCAGAAATAG
- a CDS encoding glycosyltransferase: MPTAASSISSCPAVPASPAAAGLWQHLAPPAATLAVCVIVPAKDEAGQLPETLAALAAQVDEHGQPLPYDSYEVLVLANNCHDHTAEVVRSFARLHPHIAVQVAEATLAAPEAHVGRARRLLMDEACRRLEQTAGPRGIIASTDADTRVAATWLAATQAEFAAGADAVGGRIYPEAASGEICVRRTHLLDARYRLLRARLETLLDPDPADGWPRHHQHFGASLALTVAAYRQVGGLPVVPYLEDEALWQALRRHDLRLRHSPKVCVSTSGRHQGRVAVGLSWQLREWASLLRQQQEPLVESGASLVADWQARRQLRQLWTHAHSAPARAPHCVQLAAALSVPAGALAQQVAVFTSFGALWEWVVRHRARWRRQRLVPLSQAILELRRLSERYAAAAESPAVHLRAAVNQR; encoded by the coding sequence ATGCCTACTGCCGCCTCATCTATATCGTCTTGCCCGGCGGTGCCAGCCAGCCCGGCTGCCGCCGGTTTGTGGCAGCATCTGGCGCCACCTGCCGCTACGTTGGCGGTCTGCGTCATTGTTCCGGCCAAAGATGAGGCTGGCCAGCTGCCCGAAACGCTGGCGGCGCTGGCCGCTCAGGTAGATGAGCACGGCCAGCCATTGCCCTACGACAGCTACGAAGTGCTGGTGCTGGCCAACAACTGCCACGACCATACCGCCGAGGTGGTGCGCAGTTTTGCGCGCCTGCACCCCCACATAGCGGTGCAGGTAGCAGAAGCCACGCTGGCCGCCCCCGAGGCTCACGTAGGCCGGGCCCGCCGCCTGCTCATGGACGAAGCCTGCCGCCGGCTCGAGCAAACCGCCGGCCCACGCGGCATCATTGCCAGCACCGACGCCGACACGCGCGTAGCCGCCACGTGGCTGGCTGCCACGCAGGCAGAGTTTGCCGCCGGCGCCGATGCCGTGGGCGGCCGGATTTATCCGGAAGCCGCTTCCGGGGAAATCTGTGTGCGGCGCACCCACCTGCTCGATGCCCGCTACCGCCTGCTTCGGGCCCGCCTCGAAACCCTGCTCGACCCCGACCCGGCTGATGGGTGGCCGCGCCATCATCAGCATTTCGGGGCCAGCCTGGCGCTTACTGTGGCTGCCTACCGCCAGGTGGGCGGGCTACCCGTGGTGCCGTATCTGGAGGATGAAGCCCTGTGGCAGGCCCTGCGCCGCCACGACCTGCGCCTACGCCACAGCCCCAAAGTGTGCGTGAGCACCTCCGGCCGGCACCAGGGCCGGGTGGCGGTAGGCTTGTCGTGGCAGCTGCGTGAATGGGCCAGCCTGCTCCGCCAGCAGCAGGAGCCGCTAGTGGAAAGCGGCGCCAGCCTGGTAGCCGACTGGCAGGCCCGCCGGCAGCTGCGGCAGCTGTGGACACACGCCCATTCCGCGCCTGCCCGTGCGCCCCACTGCGTGCAGCTGGCGGCGGCCCTGAGCGTACCCGCCGGCGCGCTGGCGCAGCAGGTAGCCGTATTTACTTCTTTCGGAGCGCTGTGGGAATGGGTGGTGCGCCATCGGGCCCGGTGGCGGCGGCAGCGTCTGGTGCCACTCTCGCAGGCCATTTTGGAGCTTCGACGGTTGTCAGAACGCTATGCGGCAGCGGCGGAAAGCCCGGCAGTGCATCTGCGGGCTGCTGTAAATCAGCGCTAG